The following proteins are co-located in the Microbulbifer sp. VAAF005 genome:
- a CDS encoding amino acid adenylation domain-containing protein — MDLACQQERQILLNDWVKTTQSSSLSLCLHQLFEERVKTFADKPAISFKQQTLSYQQLNNRANQLALKLQADYLSAQGKQLEPDTLIGIFLDRSLEMVISILAILKAGGTYVPISPDYPKSRSLYILQDTKVSLVITTKKYAHTFTAFSGELELIPKLVYADTLGPQATSDRRAPLSAVKPQDLAYVIYTSGTTGKPKGVLQTHENVMRLLQVTQADFGFNDSDAWVLYHAYTFDFSVWELWGALTTGGKLVIPTTEITKDLPTFVRLCQQEQVTVLNQTPAAFYALVDTLRITGESLEALRLVIFGGDKLNIEQLKGWWDTYGNKSTQLVNMYGITETTVHVTYKELTANDDTACSNIGRPLRDMKAYVLNSKLIPLPIGAPGELYVGGSGLARGYLNRPELTAERFIENPFVASGGNIKNRLYKTGDLVRWLPNGELEYLGRNDAQVKIRGYRIELGEIEAALAQHPQVQQVAVIDRIQGKNKYLAAYVVLSEKKSADPSELKAFVSEFLPDYMVPSTFTFLDTLPLTINGKLNRVALPYPEFTSKVEYVAPENELEQELCLIWQRVLGIDTVGVLDSFFELGGDSILLLKVYHHCSRNNIRVSPKLLNEQPTIRGLAESIKAEPMPDFSSCTGDEIVNFLTGYNEFNKLMTFNEASNKTGLFLIPAAAGPETFTPLVEKLDINRPVHLLENIQVYSGRQIRLNYLIDYYFAVIRKKQASGPYLLGGYCEGAMVSLGIAQKLIALGERVELLFLIDPVVITIEQNLIDTIKQDPRLPKCGRFEAEMVDTFLFYAEYVKSLQPYSGPVVFFEGSSVSDEATPTQILAVINDYVDIQELFNKGFSTPKNGFESLLLNCDYIAIDAKHERIMIEDETLNTMANVINLKFSSSYDNYLETETHSEVIYS, encoded by the coding sequence ATGGATTTGGCTTGTCAGCAGGAGAGGCAAATTTTACTAAATGACTGGGTCAAAACCACACAAAGTTCATCTCTGAGCTTATGTCTTCATCAACTATTTGAAGAGCGAGTTAAGACCTTTGCCGACAAACCAGCAATATCATTTAAGCAACAAACCCTCAGTTATCAACAGCTAAACAATAGAGCCAACCAACTGGCACTAAAGCTACAAGCTGATTATCTATCAGCACAGGGAAAACAACTTGAACCGGATACTTTGATTGGCATTTTCCTTGATCGCAGCCTGGAAATGGTAATTAGTATTTTAGCTATTCTCAAGGCTGGCGGTACTTATGTGCCTATTTCTCCAGACTACCCCAAGAGTCGAAGCTTGTATATTCTACAAGACACTAAAGTCTCCTTGGTCATAACGACAAAAAAATATGCTCACACTTTTACTGCTTTCTCTGGCGAACTGGAGCTGATACCCAAATTGGTATATGCAGACACCTTAGGACCTCAAGCTACTAGCGACAGACGAGCGCCTTTAAGCGCTGTTAAACCTCAGGATCTGGCTTATGTGATTTATACCTCTGGCACAACAGGCAAACCTAAAGGGGTGTTACAAACTCATGAAAATGTGATGCGTTTATTACAGGTCACCCAGGCCGATTTCGGATTCAATGATAGCGATGCCTGGGTACTTTACCACGCTTATACCTTCGATTTCAGTGTTTGGGAACTTTGGGGCGCTTTGACTACAGGTGGAAAACTTGTAATCCCAACGACAGAAATCACAAAAGATCTACCCACCTTTGTTCGTTTGTGTCAGCAAGAGCAAGTGACAGTGTTAAACCAAACACCAGCTGCCTTTTATGCACTAGTTGATACATTAAGGATCACCGGAGAAAGTCTTGAAGCACTTCGATTAGTGATTTTTGGAGGGGATAAGCTAAATATTGAACAGCTTAAAGGTTGGTGGGATACCTATGGTAATAAATCAACTCAACTGGTAAATATGTATGGTATTACAGAGACGACCGTGCACGTGACCTATAAAGAGTTAACAGCCAACGATGATACGGCTTGCTCCAATATCGGTCGGCCATTAAGGGATATGAAGGCATATGTACTCAATAGTAAATTAATACCTTTACCGATCGGTGCTCCGGGGGAGCTATATGTAGGCGGATCAGGGTTGGCCAGGGGGTACCTTAACAGGCCCGAACTTACGGCTGAGAGATTTATTGAGAACCCTTTTGTTGCATCAGGGGGAAACATCAAAAACCGGCTGTATAAAACTGGAGATTTAGTCCGCTGGCTGCCTAACGGTGAACTTGAGTATCTTGGACGAAATGATGCCCAGGTAAAAATTCGAGGTTATCGTATTGAACTGGGTGAAATTGAAGCTGCCCTAGCCCAACATCCTCAAGTACAGCAGGTAGCGGTAATTGACAGGATACAAGGAAAGAATAAGTACCTTGCCGCCTATGTCGTTCTCAGTGAAAAGAAAAGTGCAGATCCTAGCGAGTTAAAAGCTTTTGTTTCTGAGTTCCTGCCTGATTATATGGTGCCTTCCACCTTTACCTTCCTGGATACATTGCCGTTAACAATAAACGGAAAATTAAATCGCGTGGCCCTGCCCTATCCAGAATTTACTAGCAAGGTTGAATATGTTGCGCCAGAAAATGAACTGGAGCAGGAGTTGTGCCTGATTTGGCAAAGGGTATTGGGTATAGATACTGTCGGAGTACTAGACAGCTTCTTTGAATTGGGAGGGGACTCAATACTGTTACTTAAAGTTTACCATCATTGTAGTCGCAACAATATCCGAGTTTCACCTAAACTACTCAATGAACAACCCACTATCAGGGGCTTGGCTGAAAGTATCAAAGCAGAACCCATGCCTGATTTTTCATCCTGCACCGGGGATGAAATTGTTAACTTTTTGACTGGTTATAATGAATTCAATAAATTGATGACCTTTAACGAAGCCAGTAACAAAACCGGTTTATTCCTAATTCCAGCAGCAGCAGGCCCTGAAACTTTTACTCCACTGGTGGAAAAACTGGACATCAACCGACCGGTCCACTTGCTGGAAAATATCCAGGTGTACAGTGGCCGGCAAATAAGACTGAATTATTTGATTGACTATTATTTTGCTGTGATACGTAAGAAACAGGCAAGTGGGCCCTATTTGCTGGGTGGCTACTGCGAAGGTGCTATGGTTTCCCTTGGTATCGCCCAAAAACTGATAGCTTTGGGCGAGAGGGTCGAATTGCTATTTTTAATCGATCCCGTGGTGATCACTATAGAGCAAAATCTGATTGACACCATAAAACAGGATCCGAGGCTACCTAAATGTGGGCGTTTTGAAGCTGAAATGGTTGATACTTTTCTTTTCTATGCCGAATATGTCAAATCACTTCAGCCCTATAGTGGACCAGTAGTTTTCTTTGAAGGCAGTAGTGTCTCTGATGAGGCAACCCCAACACAAATCCTTGCTGTGATCAATGACTATGTTGACATTCAAGAATTGTTCAACAAGGGCTTCTCAACACCAAAAAATGGTTTCGAAAGTTTATTGTTAAATTGCGATTATATTGCCATAGATGCAAAACATGAGCGAATCATGATAGAAGATGAAACACTGAATACTATGGCCAACGTAATCAACCTTAAATTTTCCTCCAGCTACGATAATTATCTAGAGACTGAAACTCATAGCGAAGTAATTTATAGTTAA
- a CDS encoding MFS transporter: MERQELIRLYGFQMGWGFFSTYLVLPILTPFFLAMGLSMPQLGIILAVMGLSVMLFELPTGSLADQIGRKKVYLISLTMSMACYLVLLVWQSFYGALLAMFLWGASQALFSGSLNAWFVECFNQAEGTMSLQEGFSHIATRAGLIGALGAMSCALVVGGGEYFGHYDLDLYRGLLALSLFSSLLLFAFTEIKIRENRVFDHFRLSNIRQIPSQLSLGIKACYSPSLWRLLLAVILLTPIASAVEKYWPVRLEALSGDMPVGWLYGLLMALIMLLGSLSAKITTWMAQFFNQQLGKVLLVASLIKLSLVMLLALSGDLLLFVSLFLLFNFSIGLGLSASAQLQHQAVKDEVRSTVDSIFSLTTRFGGVIGSLVCGFGAAEIGLNNTWLLLAAMGLCGSSIFLSSEFNPTIIDKDKQIIEHG; the protein is encoded by the coding sequence ATGGAACGACAAGAATTAATCCGCTTATACGGATTTCAAATGGGGTGGGGATTTTTCTCCACCTACTTAGTTTTACCGATATTAACACCTTTTTTTTTAGCTATGGGCCTGTCTATGCCACAGCTGGGAATAATACTGGCAGTCATGGGGTTGTCAGTCATGCTTTTTGAACTACCTACCGGTAGCTTGGCGGATCAGATCGGGAGAAAAAAGGTATATCTAATTTCCCTGACGATGTCTATGGCTTGTTACCTAGTGCTATTGGTTTGGCAAAGCTTTTATGGAGCTTTACTGGCAATGTTTTTATGGGGAGCTAGTCAGGCATTATTTTCTGGCTCTTTAAATGCCTGGTTTGTAGAGTGCTTTAACCAAGCCGAGGGTACAATGAGCCTGCAAGAGGGTTTTTCACATATCGCGACTCGTGCCGGACTCATTGGGGCTCTTGGTGCAATGAGCTGCGCCCTAGTAGTAGGAGGCGGGGAGTATTTCGGGCATTATGACCTGGACTTATATCGGGGACTTTTAGCTTTATCCCTGTTTAGCAGCTTACTCTTATTTGCCTTTACCGAGATAAAAATCAGAGAAAATCGTGTATTTGATCATTTTCGACTTTCAAATATCCGCCAAATCCCTAGCCAACTCAGTTTAGGTATTAAAGCCTGCTATTCACCATCACTATGGCGCTTATTGTTGGCTGTTATTTTATTGACTCCAATAGCTAGTGCTGTCGAAAAATATTGGCCAGTTCGCTTAGAGGCCTTATCGGGCGATATGCCCGTAGGTTGGCTGTATGGGCTATTAATGGCATTAATTATGTTACTAGGCAGTTTGTCAGCGAAAATCACTACCTGGATGGCTCAATTTTTTAATCAGCAATTGGGAAAAGTACTTTTGGTAGCCAGCCTGATAAAATTATCTCTGGTGATGTTGCTGGCTTTATCTGGAGATCTATTACTGTTTGTAAGTTTATTCTTATTGTTTAATTTTAGCATCGGCCTGGGTCTTTCTGCCTCCGCTCAGTTACAACATCAAGCAGTCAAGGACGAGGTCAGGTCAACTGTTGACTCCATTTTTTCATTAACGACTCGCTTTGGTGGTGTCATCGGTTCACTAGTTTGTGGTTTTGGCGCAGCTGAAATAGGACTGAACAATACTTGGTTATTGTTAGCAGCCATGGGGCTTTGTGGTAGTAGTATATTCCTGAGTTCAGAATTTAACCCTACGATCATAGATAAAGACAAGCAAATAATAGAGCACGGTTAG
- the gcvP gene encoding aminomethyl-transferring glycine dehydrogenase, producing the protein MTQPSLQQLEQHDAFIHRHIGPDAKQVEAMLETLGVASLEELIEKTVPEAIRKTDELDLADAINEVEALAELKDIAARNKIYRTFIGMGYHDTITPNVILRNVLENPGWYTAYTPYQPEIAQGRLEGLLNFQQMIMDLTGMELANASMLDEGTAAAEAMAMCKRQVKRNKSNVYFVDQDCHPQTIAVVKTRAEHFGFEVVVGDVEKDIPAELFGALLQYPGSTGRVRDLTDIIAKVHEANALVTVAADLMSLVALRAPGDMGADVVVGCNQRFGIPMGYGGPHAGFFAFREAYKRSAPGRIIGVSVDSKGKRALRMAMQTREQHIRREKANSNICTSQVLLAVMSAFYAIYHGPEGLKTIAARIQRLADILASALQQEGFNLAHDSWFDTLNVTVGAKQEEIYQRALAAEINLRKIGEDALGVSLSETATLQDVSDLLNAFIGTEHSIDLHTLDSEIASKGSLGVPASLVRDTEFLTHPVFNTYHSETEMLRYLKSLEAKDIALNHSMIPLGSCTMKLNATAEMIPVTWPEFGKLHPFAPVDQAEGYAEMFRQLQQMLSACTGYDAVSLQPNAGSQGEYAGLVAIKKYFEAKGETQRDICLIPASAHGTNPASAMMVSMKVVVVACDDKGNVDIEDLKAKIEEHGDRVAALMVTYPSTHGVFEEGIREVCDLVHQAGGQVYIDGANMNALIGVAAPGQFGGDVSHLNLHKTFCIPHGGGGPGMGPIAVGEHLKPYLAAHPVTEVPETKLDNGTISAAPWGSASILPISWMYIRMMGKQGMKQATEMAILNANYVAKKLGEHYSLLYTGTNGFVAHECLVDLRPLKEASGITEEDIAKRLMDFGFHSPTMSFPVAGTLMIEPTESESKGELDRFIEAMATIRQEVEDVTSGKYTPEDNPLHNAPHTLEDVMSDEWTHSYSRDIAARPAAWLKEHKVWPAANRIDNVYGDRNLICSCPPIESYAE; encoded by the coding sequence ATGACCCAACCATCGCTGCAGCAGTTGGAACAACACGACGCCTTTATCCATCGCCATATTGGCCCCGATGCCAAACAGGTAGAGGCCATGCTGGAAACCCTTGGAGTTGCCAGCCTCGAAGAGCTGATCGAGAAAACCGTGCCCGAAGCCATTCGCAAGACCGATGAGCTGGATCTGGCCGATGCGATCAATGAAGTTGAGGCCCTCGCAGAGCTGAAAGATATCGCGGCGCGCAACAAGATCTACCGTACCTTTATTGGTATGGGTTACCACGACACCATTACCCCCAATGTGATCCTGCGCAACGTGCTGGAGAATCCGGGTTGGTACACCGCCTATACCCCTTACCAACCGGAAATTGCCCAGGGCCGCCTGGAAGGCCTGCTGAACTTCCAGCAGATGATTATGGACCTCACCGGTATGGAATTGGCCAACGCCTCCATGCTGGATGAAGGTACCGCAGCAGCTGAAGCCATGGCCATGTGTAAGCGCCAGGTCAAACGCAACAAATCCAACGTCTACTTTGTAGACCAGGACTGCCACCCGCAAACCATCGCCGTAGTTAAGACCCGCGCCGAGCACTTCGGCTTCGAAGTAGTTGTAGGCGATGTGGAAAAAGATATCCCCGCCGAGCTGTTCGGTGCCCTGCTGCAATACCCCGGTAGCACCGGCCGCGTACGTGACCTAACTGATATTATTGCCAAAGTACACGAAGCCAACGCCCTGGTAACCGTGGCCGCTGATCTGATGAGCCTGGTAGCCCTCCGGGCACCCGGTGATATGGGCGCAGACGTGGTTGTTGGCTGTAACCAACGCTTCGGCATCCCCATGGGCTACGGTGGTCCCCACGCCGGTTTCTTCGCCTTCCGCGAAGCTTACAAACGCTCCGCACCGGGTCGTATTATCGGTGTTTCCGTAGACAGCAAAGGCAAGCGTGCCCTGCGCATGGCTATGCAGACCCGCGAACAACATATTCGCCGCGAGAAAGCCAACTCCAACATCTGTACTTCCCAGGTCCTGTTGGCGGTAATGAGCGCTTTCTATGCGATTTACCACGGCCCTGAAGGCCTGAAAACCATCGCTGCCCGCATCCAGCGCCTGGCAGATATTCTCGCTTCCGCCCTGCAGCAGGAAGGCTTCAATCTGGCCCACGACAGCTGGTTCGATACCCTAAATGTCACCGTTGGCGCCAAGCAGGAAGAAATTTACCAGCGCGCCCTGGCCGCTGAGATCAACCTGCGTAAAATTGGTGAAGACGCCCTGGGTGTGAGCCTGAGTGAGACCGCCACCCTGCAAGATGTGTCCGACCTGCTCAATGCCTTTATCGGCACCGAACACAGCATCGATCTGCATACTCTGGACAGCGAAATTGCCAGCAAGGGCTCTCTGGGTGTACCCGCCTCCCTGGTGCGCGATACTGAATTCCTGACCCATCCGGTGTTCAACACCTACCACTCCGAGACCGAGATGCTGCGCTACCTCAAGTCTCTGGAAGCCAAGGATATCGCCCTGAATCACTCCATGATTCCCCTGGGCTCCTGCACCATGAAGCTGAACGCCACCGCCGAGATGATCCCGGTCACCTGGCCCGAGTTCGGCAAGCTGCACCCCTTCGCACCCGTAGATCAAGCGGAAGGCTACGCGGAAATGTTCCGCCAGCTCCAGCAGATGCTGTCCGCCTGTACCGGTTACGATGCCGTTAGCCTGCAACCCAATGCCGGCTCCCAAGGCGAATACGCAGGCTTGGTTGCCATCAAGAAGTACTTCGAAGCGAAGGGCGAAACCCAGCGCGATATCTGCCTGATTCCCGCCTCTGCCCACGGCACCAACCCAGCATCCGCCATGATGGTGAGTATGAAAGTGGTTGTGGTTGCCTGTGATGATAAAGGCAATGTGGATATCGAAGACCTGAAAGCCAAAATCGAAGAACACGGCGACCGCGTTGCCGCACTGATGGTCACCTACCCGTCCACCCACGGGGTGTTCGAAGAAGGTATCCGCGAAGTTTGCGATCTGGTTCACCAGGCTGGCGGCCAAGTTTATATTGATGGCGCCAACATGAACGCCCTGATCGGCGTCGCCGCTCCGGGCCAGTTCGGTGGTGACGTATCCCACCTGAACCTGCACAAAACTTTCTGTATTCCTCACGGTGGCGGCGGCCCCGGTATGGGTCCGATCGCTGTTGGCGAGCATCTGAAGCCCTACCTGGCGGCCCACCCGGTGACTGAAGTACCGGAAACCAAGCTGGATAATGGCACCATATCCGCCGCTCCTTGGGGCTCCGCCAGCATCCTGCCGATCAGCTGGATGTATATCCGTATGATGGGTAAGCAGGGCATGAAGCAGGCTACCGAAATGGCAATCCTGAACGCCAACTACGTAGCCAAGAAGCTGGGTGAGCACTACTCTCTACTCTACACCGGCACCAATGGCTTTGTTGCCCACGAGTGCCTGGTTGACCTGCGCCCCCTCAAGGAGGCCAGCGGTATCACTGAAGAGGATATCGCCAAGCGTTTGATGGACTTTGGCTTCCACTCCCCCACCATGTCCTTCCCCGTAGCCGGCACCCTGATGATCGAGCCTACCGAAAGTGAATCCAAGGGTGAACTGGATCGCTTTATCGAGGCTATGGCAACAATTCGCCAAGAAGTGGAAGATGTCACCAGCGGTAAATACACCCCTGAAGACAACCCGCTGCACAACGCTCCCCACACCCTTGAGGACGTGATGAGCGATGAGTGGACACACAGCTACTCCCGCGATATCGCTGCGCGCCCGGCGGCGTGGTTAAAAGAGCATAAGGTGTGGCCCGCCGCTAACCGTATCGACAACGTATACGGCGACCGCAACCTGATTTGTTCCTGCCCTCCGATTGAGAGCTACGCTGAGTAA
- a CDS encoding glycosyl hydrolase family 18 protein translates to MTSNESRQLSMTLCKSEPSAPHVVSGSSCASDASPVTYLEAQIYKDELCSVLGDWEIANLADNASMDGNGYGCGSRKNEIRELGSTLCKSDTPQENVSAPKVAYVEVNSNNLGNAGCFTEIDGSQLFDIAVIFAANINYDGQKAVLHFNGQVSDLLNNNLSTVQDLQDKGTKVVLSVLGNHQNAGWSCFADEQSADDFAQQLKDAVDQYGLDGIDIDDEYSQCSQTYSDSLVKVTSALREKMPNKIISKALWSDTDAFQAEWNRKKLGDQLTYGWEMSYWLGSSCTSRIQKYINLGVDKSKLGVGASTVMNGASTASALASCNENNNLGGGTMIFNVTKDSSSYLSTIWPGTSAVPSCLK, encoded by the coding sequence TTGACGAGTAATGAAAGTCGCCAATTATCCATGACATTGTGTAAATCCGAACCTTCAGCGCCTCATGTTGTTAGTGGAAGCAGCTGTGCATCTGATGCAAGCCCGGTCACCTATCTTGAGGCTCAAATCTATAAGGATGAGCTGTGTTCCGTCCTGGGGGACTGGGAAATTGCAAATCTTGCCGATAATGCCTCCATGGATGGCAACGGGTATGGGTGTGGTTCACGTAAGAATGAAATCCGTGAGCTGGGCTCAACTCTGTGTAAATCTGATACTCCTCAGGAAAATGTGTCAGCGCCTAAAGTTGCTTACGTAGAAGTTAATAGTAATAACCTGGGCAATGCAGGCTGCTTTACAGAGATCGATGGCAGCCAGTTGTTTGATATAGCTGTGATCTTCGCGGCAAATATTAATTACGATGGTCAGAAAGCTGTACTGCATTTTAATGGCCAAGTGTCAGACTTGCTCAATAACAATTTGAGTACAGTACAAGACTTGCAAGACAAGGGTACGAAAGTGGTGCTCAGCGTTCTCGGAAATCACCAAAATGCAGGTTGGTCCTGTTTTGCCGATGAGCAGTCCGCTGATGACTTTGCTCAGCAGCTAAAAGATGCCGTGGATCAGTATGGGTTGGATGGTATTGATATTGATGATGAGTACTCACAGTGCAGCCAAACCTATTCTGACTCCTTGGTAAAAGTGACTAGTGCATTGCGAGAGAAGATGCCTAACAAAATTATTTCTAAAGCACTTTGGAGTGATACCGATGCTTTTCAGGCTGAATGGAATAGGAAGAAACTGGGCGACCAATTAACTTATGGTTGGGAGATGAGCTATTGGTTGGGCTCAAGCTGTACTTCACGAATCCAGAAATATATCAACCTGGGTGTTGATAAGTCTAAGCTAGGTGTTGGAGCCTCCACTGTGATGAATGGTGCATCTACTGCAAGTGCTTTGGCCTCCTGTAATGAAAATAATAACCTTGGTGGTGGCACTATGATATTTAATGTGACTAAAGATTCTAGCAGTTATCTTTCTACAATATGGCCAGGTACTTCAGCGGTTCCTAGTTGCCTTAAGTAG